One window from the genome of Faecalibacterium sp. HTF-F encodes:
- the dapB gene encoding 4-hydroxy-tetrahydrodipicolinate reductase, giving the protein MTDIVIQGIGGRMGHVLCDMIAQREDCRVIAGIDLKDGDQNGIPVYDSLEKLDGKGDVVIDFSSPAAVEKALPYCEAHKLPIVVCTTGLSEELQLKVVQLSRTVPVFKSANMSMGINVLSELCKRASAILGANYDIEIVEQHHHNKLDAPSGTALMLADAINEQNNGEYHYVYDRSSVRQKRDPKEIGISSVRGGSIVGDHEVLFCGPDEVITLKHTAYSRNIFANGAVNAAVYLAKKEPGLYNMGDMIAAL; this is encoded by the coding sequence ATGACAGATATTGTGATTCAGGGCATTGGCGGCCGTATGGGCCATGTGCTGTGTGATATGATCGCACAGCGTGAGGACTGCCGCGTGATCGCCGGCATCGACCTGAAGGACGGCGACCAGAACGGTATCCCCGTGTACGACAGTCTGGAAAAGCTGGATGGCAAGGGCGATGTGGTCATCGATTTCAGCTCCCCTGCGGCTGTAGAAAAGGCTCTGCCCTACTGCGAGGCCCACAAGCTGCCCATTGTGGTATGCACTACCGGCCTTTCGGAAGAGCTGCAGCTCAAGGTGGTGCAGCTGTCCCGCACCGTTCCGGTATTCAAAAGCGCGAACATGTCCATGGGCATCAATGTGCTGTCTGAGCTGTGCAAGCGCGCTTCGGCGATTCTGGGCGCGAATTACGACATTGAGATCGTGGAACAGCACCACCACAACAAGCTGGACGCTCCCAGCGGCACTGCACTGATGCTGGCTGATGCCATCAACGAGCAGAATAATGGCGAATATCACTATGTGTATGATCGTTCCTCCGTTCGTCAGAAGCGCGACCCGAAGGAGATCGGTATCAGCTCTGTGCGCGGCGGCAGCATCGTGGGTGATCACGAAGTGCTGTTCTGCGGTCCGGATGAAGTGATCACTCTCAAGCACACCGCTTATTCCCGCAATATTTTTGCAAACGGCGCGGTAAATGCTGCTGTTTACCTTGCAAAAAAGGAGCCAGGCCTGTACAATATGGGTGACATGATCGCTGCACTGTAA
- a CDS encoding TlyA family RNA methyltransferase — MKIRLDQYLVQHGLTQSRERAKALIMSGIVFVNEQKVDKAGEMIKEDAKVEVRGHDIGYVSRGGLKLEKAMQCFPLTPNGKVCMDIGASTGGFTDCMLQNGATKVYAVDVGYGQLAWSLRTDERVVNMERTNIRNVTLEDLAEPIEFFSVDVSFISLHHIFPVAQAITTPDAMGVCLVKPQFEAGREKVGKNGVVRDPATHREVLHNAMGYAAANGFVVRGLDFSPVKGPEGNIEYLMFVQKSTEPAVLDDSAVEQVVAASHSTLDR, encoded by the coding sequence GTGAAGATTCGGTTGGATCAATATCTTGTTCAGCATGGCCTGACACAGAGCCGGGAGCGTGCAAAGGCATTGATCATGTCCGGCATCGTATTTGTCAATGAACAGAAGGTGGACAAGGCCGGCGAAATGATCAAAGAGGATGCCAAGGTAGAAGTGCGCGGACATGATATCGGTTATGTGAGCCGCGGCGGTCTGAAGCTGGAAAAAGCCATGCAGTGTTTTCCGCTGACGCCGAATGGCAAAGTCTGCATGGATATCGGTGCATCTACAGGCGGCTTTACGGACTGTATGCTGCAGAATGGTGCCACCAAGGTCTATGCCGTGGATGTCGGCTATGGTCAGCTTGCATGGAGTCTGCGCACCGATGAACGTGTTGTGAATATGGAACGCACGAACATCCGCAATGTCACGCTGGAAGATCTGGCAGAGCCCATCGAGTTTTTCAGTGTGGATGTTTCTTTTATTTCACTGCATCACATTTTCCCGGTGGCACAGGCCATCACCACACCGGATGCCATGGGCGTTTGTCTGGTCAAGCCTCAATTTGAGGCAGGCCGCGAAAAAGTGGGCAAAAACGGTGTTGTGCGCGACCCGGCTACCCACCGTGAGGTCCTGCACAATGCAATGGGTTATGCTGCTGCAAACGGCTTTGTTGTGCGCGGACTGGATTTCAGTCCGGTGAAGGGCCCGGAAGGCAATATTGAATATTTGATGTTCGTGCAGAAGAGTACAGAGCCTGCCGTGCTGGACGACAGTGCTGTAGAACAGGTGGTAGCTGCAAGCCACAGTACGCTGGACCGCTGA
- the recN gene encoding DNA repair protein RecN yields the protein MLSSLQIENVAVIQKAEVHFKPGLNVLTGETGAGKSILIDSINAILGNRTSKDLVRTGASKAVIRAAFEQVPDAVLNSLEKAGYERSDALMLSREITAEGKSTCRINGMPATASVLRELCGGLININGQHDSVGLLNPARHLGILDDYAQNDAEFQEYYVLYRELVRIKRELDAMITDEAEKQRKIDLLSYQVQEIEDAGLTAGEEQTLESRRKILANASAIRDKIAQSYALLSGDDESSGAVDLLGEASHAIDTAAQLDDALAAASSQLLDLYYNAKDVAADLIGRLDAYDTNDAELDEIEQRLDLIYKLKRKYGDTVEDVIEFGQNAREELERIQSSQERHDHLQAEKRRLYALAREKAEALTQTRLNAFEALNKRISGTLDFLNMPGVRMTLRHTRGPLASHGQDSIEFYISTNPGEAPKPLAKIASGGELSRITLAIKNAMADKDAVPTVIYDEIDSGVSGKAAGRIGEVLRQSAQGHQILCITHTAQIAALADCHLLIQKNVANDRTYTEIHPLDEEGRVEALARLISGDHVTDISRANAREMLGLGAQ from the coding sequence ATGCTAAGCAGCCTGCAAATTGAAAATGTTGCAGTTATCCAGAAGGCTGAAGTGCATTTCAAGCCTGGTCTGAATGTCCTCACAGGTGAAACCGGTGCAGGCAAGTCCATCCTGATCGATTCCATCAATGCCATTCTTGGTAACCGCACTTCAAAAGACCTTGTGCGCACGGGCGCATCTAAGGCCGTCATCCGTGCTGCCTTTGAACAGGTGCCGGATGCCGTGCTGAACAGTCTGGAGAAGGCGGGGTACGAACGTTCGGATGCGCTGATGCTCAGCCGTGAGATCACCGCCGAGGGCAAGAGCACCTGCCGCATCAACGGGATGCCCGCGACTGCGTCCGTCCTGCGGGAGCTGTGCGGCGGACTTATCAACATTAACGGTCAGCACGACTCCGTGGGACTTCTGAACCCGGCAAGGCATCTGGGGATTCTGGATGATTATGCACAGAACGACGCGGAATTTCAGGAATACTATGTACTGTACAGGGAGCTTGTGCGCATCAAGCGAGAACTGGATGCCATGATCACCGACGAGGCCGAAAAGCAGAGAAAAATCGATCTGCTGAGCTATCAGGTACAGGAGATCGAAGACGCCGGGCTGACGGCTGGCGAGGAACAGACCTTGGAAAGCCGCAGAAAAATTCTGGCCAATGCATCGGCTATCCGGGATAAGATCGCACAGAGTTATGCTCTGCTTTCGGGCGATGACGAATCGTCCGGTGCTGTCGATCTGCTGGGCGAAGCTTCCCATGCAATCGACACGGCAGCGCAGCTTGACGATGCACTTGCTGCTGCATCCAGCCAACTGCTGGATCTTTACTATAATGCAAAGGATGTTGCTGCTGACCTGATCGGCCGTTTGGACGCCTACGATACCAATGACGCTGAGCTGGATGAGATCGAGCAGCGGCTGGATCTCATCTATAAGCTCAAGCGTAAATATGGTGATACAGTAGAAGATGTGATCGAATTCGGACAGAATGCAAGGGAGGAACTGGAACGCATCCAGTCCTCTCAGGAACGGCACGACCATCTGCAGGCAGAAAAGCGGCGTCTTTATGCGCTGGCCCGTGAAAAGGCAGAGGCCTTGACCCAGACGCGGCTGAACGCTTTTGAAGCACTGAACAAACGCATTTCCGGCACGCTGGATTTTTTGAATATGCCGGGTGTACGCATGACATTGCGGCACACCCGCGGCCCGCTGGCCAGCCATGGACAGGACAGCATCGAGTTCTACATTTCCACAAACCCCGGTGAGGCGCCCAAACCCCTTGCAAAAATTGCGTCTGGCGGCGAGCTGAGCCGTATTACGCTGGCCATCAAGAACGCAATGGCAGATAAAGATGCTGTGCCTACGGTGATTTATGATGAGATTGACAGCGGTGTTTCCGGCAAGGCTGCTGGGCGCATCGGCGAAGTTCTGCGTCAGAGTGCGCAGGGCCACCAGATCTTGTGCATCACCCATACAGCCCAGATCGCTGCACTGGCCGACTGCCATCTGCTGATCCAGAAAAATGTGGCCAATGACCGCACCTATACCGAAATTCACCCGCTGGATGAGGAAGGCCGTGTGGAAGCGTTGGCCCGCTTGATCTCCGGTGACCATGTGACCGACATTTCCCGTGCAAATGCCCGGGAAATGCTGGGTCTCGGAGCGCAGTAA
- a CDS encoding CapA family protein — MVISVLAMFLLCIFFLAWTFPRDLLPSAGSVTAIPEPPPSPAAASPAAEPEPQPVVQTVRFSATGDNLIHSPIYKQAKRRAAGTEGYSFDYCYEHIAPFYAQQDVNWINQETLCTDELEPSTYPCFSTPGDCARALYRVGVRVFSLSNNHTYDKGASGIAATLRFWDSMPEDVVTTGLWKGESDYGRIPMQTVNGVTIAYLSYTEHTNGIPQSKAMTANIIYTSQTDVIEQQVRSARQLADFVVVGVHWGVENSHTVVDGQRALAQSLADWGADLIVGTHPHVLQNAQWLTAADGRKVFTAYSLGNFISTQAKPDQLVGALLTVKLEKTTEPDGSVRCAVRDPRLWPTVTHYDAGKSNVRTYLLQDYTAALAQAHGVRNDYPDFSLEWIRAVAQKNIDPEFLQLT; from the coding sequence ATGGTGATCTCTGTTCTGGCCATGTTTCTGCTCTGCATTTTCTTCCTTGCATGGACATTTCCGCGGGATCTGCTTCCGTCTGCCGGTTCTGTGACAGCTATTCCAGAGCCGCCTCCCAGTCCGGCTGCAGCATCACCAGCGGCAGAACCGGAGCCTCAGCCAGTCGTGCAGACGGTACGCTTTTCTGCCACCGGCGATAATCTGATCCACTCCCCTATTTACAAGCAGGCAAAGCGCCGGGCTGCCGGAACAGAAGGCTACAGCTTTGATTACTGCTATGAGCACATCGCTCCCTTCTACGCGCAGCAGGACGTGAACTGGATCAATCAGGAAACGCTCTGTACGGACGAGCTGGAGCCATCCACCTACCCGTGCTTTTCCACTCCGGGCGATTGCGCACGGGCGCTTTATCGGGTTGGTGTACGGGTATTCAGCCTTTCCAACAATCACACTTACGATAAAGGCGCTTCCGGCATTGCTGCTACGCTGCGGTTCTGGGACAGTATGCCGGAGGACGTTGTAACGACCGGTTTGTGGAAGGGAGAAAGCGACTACGGCCGCATCCCGATGCAGACGGTCAACGGTGTGACCATTGCATACCTCTCCTATACAGAGCATACGAACGGTATTCCACAGAGCAAAGCCATGACGGCCAACATCATCTACACCAGTCAGACGGATGTGATCGAACAACAGGTCCGGTCAGCACGCCAGCTGGCAGATTTTGTAGTGGTGGGTGTGCACTGGGGCGTGGAAAACAGTCATACCGTTGTGGATGGACAGCGCGCATTGGCACAAAGCCTTGCGGATTGGGGTGCTGACCTGATCGTAGGTACGCATCCACATGTATTGCAGAACGCGCAATGGCTGACTGCGGCAGATGGCAGAAAGGTATTCACCGCCTATTCTCTGGGCAATTTCATCAGCACACAGGCAAAGCCGGATCAACTGGTGGGCGCACTCCTTACTGTGAAGCTTGAGAAAACAACAGAACCCGATGGCTCTGTTCGGTGCGCAGTGCGGGATCCCAGACTCTGGCCGACTGTAACGCATTACGATGCAGGCAAATCCAATGTGCGCACCTATCTGCTTCAGGACTACACTGCTGCGCTTGCTCAAGCGCACGGTGTGCGGAATGACTATCCGGATTTCAGTCTGGAATGGATCCGGGCGGTTGCCCAGAAAAACATAGACCCGGAATTTTTGCAGCTTACCTGA
- the asd gene encoding aspartate-semialdehyde dehydrogenase gives MEKQYKVGIVGATGMVGQRFVTLLENHPWFKLTVLAASGRSAGKTYEEAVGPRWAMTVPMPESVKKMMVLDASKVEEVASQVDFIFCAVNMPKDEIKALEEAYAKAECPVVSNNSANRFTPDVPMVVPEINADHIEIIPAQRKRLGTKRGFIAVKSNCSLQSYVPALHPLMKDFGVSKALVCTYQAISGAGKTFDRMPEIVDNVIPYIGGEEEKSEREPLKLWGHIEGDHIVNAEKPTITAQCFRVPVSDGHTAAVFVSFDKKPTQEQILDAWANFRGPAQELDLPSAPKQFLHYFTEPDRPQPKLDRNTENGMAVCIGRLREDTLFDYKFACMSHNTLRGAAGGGVLLAELLAAKGYFD, from the coding sequence ATGGAAAAACAGTATAAAGTGGGTATCGTAGGTGCGACTGGTATGGTCGGTCAGCGTTTTGTGACGCTGCTGGAAAATCACCCCTGGTTCAAGCTGACCGTTCTGGCCGCATCCGGCCGCAGCGCTGGCAAGACCTATGAGGAAGCTGTCGGTCCCCGCTGGGCCATGACTGTCCCCATGCCGGAGAGCGTGAAGAAGATGATGGTTCTGGACGCTTCCAAGGTAGAGGAAGTTGCTTCGCAGGTGGATTTTATCTTCTGTGCAGTCAATATGCCCAAGGACGAGATCAAGGCTCTGGAAGAGGCTTATGCCAAGGCTGAATGCCCGGTGGTGTCCAACAACAGTGCAAACCGCTTCACCCCGGACGTGCCCATGGTGGTGCCCGAGATCAACGCCGACCACATCGAGATCATCCCCGCACAGCGCAAGCGTCTGGGCACCAAGCGCGGCTTTATTGCCGTCAAGTCCAACTGCAGCCTGCAGAGCTATGTTCCCGCACTGCACCCGCTGATGAAGGACTTCGGCGTCAGCAAGGCACTGGTGTGCACCTATCAGGCCATTTCTGGTGCAGGCAAGACCTTTGACCGTATGCCGGAGATCGTGGACAATGTGATCCCCTACATTGGCGGCGAGGAAGAAAAGAGCGAGCGCGAGCCGTTGAAGCTGTGGGGCCACATTGAGGGCGACCACATCGTCAACGCCGAGAAGCCCACCATCACTGCACAGTGCTTCCGCGTGCCTGTTTCGGATGGTCACACGGCTGCCGTGTTCGTGAGCTTTGATAAGAAGCCTACCCAGGAGCAGATCCTGGATGCATGGGCAAACTTCCGCGGCCCCGCACAGGAGCTTGACCTGCCCAGCGCACCCAAGCAGTTCCTGCATTACTTCACCGAGCCGGATCGCCCGCAGCCCAAGCTGGACCGCAACACCGAGAACGGCATGGCTGTGTGCATCGGCCGTCTGCGCGAGGACACCCTGTTTGATTACAAGTTCGCCTGCATGAGCCACAATACTCTGCGCGGTGCCGCCGGCGGCGGTGTTCTGCTGGCTGAGCTGCTGGCCGCAAAGGGCTATTTTGACTGA
- a CDS encoding ACT domain-containing protein encodes MYGVSKINIETSLMMISVQDVEFKGNSLARYLQIFADNGVVVDMISQSAPHGTTIDFSFTASSSDLPLVMKAISVANLDKDAKASPLISVGYSKLNLFGEEMVASCGVAARALNALAMAGIEVLLITTSDLDISLLVHAENEDAAYEALKKAYEL; translated from the coding sequence ATGTACGGAGTATCGAAGATCAACATTGAGACCAGCCTGATGATGATCAGTGTGCAGGACGTGGAGTTCAAGGGCAACAGTCTGGCACGGTATTTGCAGATTTTTGCGGATAACGGCGTGGTCGTAGATATGATCAGCCAGAGTGCACCCCATGGTACTACCATTGATTTCAGCTTTACCGCTTCCAGCAGTGATCTTCCGCTGGTGATGAAGGCCATTTCCGTTGCAAACTTGGACAAGGATGCCAAGGCTTCCCCGCTGATCAGCGTGGGCTACTCCAAACTGAACCTGTTTGGAGAGGAAATGGTCGCCAGCTGCGGCGTGGCCGCCCGTGCCCTGAACGCGCTTGCAATGGCGGGCATTGAGGTTCTGCTCATTACCACCAGTGATCTGGATATTTCACTGCTGGTCCATGCAGAAAACGAGGATGCCGCTTATGAGGCTCTGAAGAAGGCTTATGAGCTGTAA
- the tyrS gene encoding tyrosine--tRNA ligase, which produces MTLYEELKARGLVAQITDDEIIDLINNGKATFYIGFDCTADSLTAGHFMALTLMKRLQMAGNKPIALIGGGTTMIGDPSGRTDMRKMLTKEDIAHNAACFKRQMEKFIDFSDGKALMLNNADWLLNLNYVELLRDVGACFSVNNMLRAKCYEQRMEKGLSFLEFNYMIMQSYDFYYMFQHYGCNMQFGGDDQWSNMLGGTELIRRKLGKDAYAMTITLLTDSQGKKMGKTAGNAVWLDPNKTSPFEFYQYWRNVGDADVMKCIRMLTFLPLEQIDEMSTWKDQRLNEAKEILAYELTSMVHGKEEAEKAQNAARALFSGNAMDTEHMPSTQLTEADLTDGSIGILTLMVKAGLAASNGEARRLVMQGGVLVDGEKAAAPTVSFTAEQLVKGIVIKKGKKIYHKVTL; this is translated from the coding sequence ATGACTCTGTACGAAGAACTCAAGGCTCGCGGGCTGGTGGCTCAGATCACCGATGATGAGATCATCGACCTGATCAACAACGGCAAAGCAACCTTCTATATCGGTTTTGACTGCACTGCCGACAGCCTGACCGCTGGCCATTTCATGGCCCTGACCCTGATGAAGCGCCTGCAGATGGCAGGCAACAAGCCCATTGCGCTGATCGGCGGCGGCACTACCATGATCGGTGATCCTTCCGGCCGTACCGACATGCGCAAGATGCTCACCAAGGAAGACATTGCCCACAATGCGGCCTGCTTTAAAAGGCAGATGGAAAAGTTCATCGATTTTTCCGATGGCAAGGCCCTGATGCTGAACAATGCTGACTGGCTGCTGAACCTGAATTATGTTGAGCTGCTGCGTGACGTGGGTGCCTGCTTCTCTGTGAATAACATGCTGCGCGCCAAGTGCTATGAGCAGCGCATGGAGAAAGGCCTGTCCTTTCTCGAGTTCAACTACATGATCATGCAGAGCTACGACTTCTACTATATGTTCCAGCACTACGGCTGCAACATGCAGTTCGGCGGCGATGACCAGTGGAGCAACATGCTGGGCGGTACAGAGTTGATCCGTCGTAAGCTGGGCAAAGACGCTTATGCCATGACGATCACCCTGCTGACCGATTCTCAGGGCAAGAAAATGGGCAAGACCGCCGGCAATGCAGTCTGGCTGGATCCCAATAAGACCAGCCCCTTCGAGTTCTACCAGTACTGGCGCAATGTGGGCGACGCCGACGTGATGAAGTGCATCCGGATGCTTACCTTCCTGCCGCTGGAGCAGATCGATGAGATGAGCACCTGGAAGGATCAGCGCCTGAATGAGGCCAAGGAAATTCTGGCTTACGAGCTGACCAGCATGGTTCATGGCAAGGAAGAAGCCGAAAAGGCTCAGAACGCAGCCCGCGCGCTGTTCAGCGGCAACGCCATGGATACCGAGCACATGCCTTCCACTCAGCTGACCGAGGCCGATCTGACCGATGGATCCATCGGTATCCTGACCCTGATGGTCAAGGCTGGTCTGGCTGCATCCAACGGCGAGGCACGCCGTCTGGTGATGCAGGGCGGTGTGCTGGTGGACGGTGAGAAAGCCGCAGCTCCTACTGTAAGCTTTACTGCTGAGCAGCTGGTAAAGGGCATTGTGATCAAAAAGGGCAAAAAGATCTATCATAAGGTCACCCTGTAA
- the dapA gene encoding 4-hydroxy-tetrahydrodipicolinate synthase, translated as MKNPVFTGAGVAIITPMYEDGSINFDELGRIIEDQIAHGTDAIVICGTTGECSTMTDEEQLATIKYTVDVVNHRVPVIAGAGSNDTDHGCALAAKSAECGADALLMVTPYYNKTSQAGLVTHFTAMAEAGGIPVIVYNVPSRTGLNIAPETALELSKHPLINGIKEASGNISQVAKIAQLCGDELNIYSGNDDQVVPLLSLGGKGVISVVSNVKPELVHNCCKAFFDGDTAKARQLQLEMLPLADALFCEVNPIPVKYAMNVLGWEAGECRLPLVEPSDAHKEKIEKALRAEGLIKE; from the coding sequence ATGAAGAATCCTGTCTTTACCGGCGCGGGTGTTGCCATTATCACCCCGATGTACGAGGACGGAAGCATCAATTTTGACGAGCTGGGCCGCATCATTGAGGACCAGATCGCCCACGGTACCGACGCTATCGTGATCTGCGGTACCACCGGCGAGTGCTCCACCATGACCGACGAGGAACAGCTTGCTACTATCAAGTATACCGTGGACGTTGTAAACCATCGTGTGCCCGTCATTGCCGGTGCCGGCTCCAACGATACCGACCACGGTTGCGCACTGGCCGCAAAGTCTGCCGAATGCGGCGCAGACGCTCTGCTGATGGTAACACCCTACTACAACAAGACCTCTCAGGCTGGTCTGGTGACTCACTTCACCGCCATGGCTGAGGCTGGCGGCATCCCGGTGATCGTGTACAATGTGCCCTCCCGCACCGGATTGAATATTGCACCCGAAACTGCACTGGAGCTGAGCAAGCACCCGCTGATCAACGGCATCAAAGAAGCTTCCGGCAACATCTCTCAGGTTGCAAAGATCGCCCAGCTGTGCGGAGACGAGCTGAACATCTATTCCGGTAATGACGATCAGGTGGTTCCCCTGCTCTCTCTGGGCGGCAAGGGCGTCATCAGTGTTGTCTCTAATGTCAAGCCTGAGCTGGTGCACAACTGCTGCAAGGCTTTCTTTGACGGCGATACCGCCAAGGCACGTCAGCTGCAGTTGGAAATGCTGCCGCTGGCTGATGCGCTGTTCTGTGAAGTGAATCCCATCCCGGTGAAGTATGCTATGAACGTGCTGGGCTGGGAGGCCGGCGAGTGCCGTCTGCCTCTGGTGGAGCCCAGTGACGCCCACAAGGAGAAGATTGAAAAGGCTCTGCGTGCAGAGGGTCTTATTAAGGAATAA
- a CDS encoding NAD(+)/NADH kinase codes for MTIYISPNPGKTSANEIALRAAQILLTHGAAVLMCKELCAECSTAGVVYLPQEECLERSDVILTIGGDGTILHEANLSLRYAKPILGINLGRCGFLATCEVNEMETKLSAVARGEFSLDHRMLLYVHVLGHDGWEGHALNDVVVTKGRLQQAIDFSIYCDDILVEHYRGDGVIVATPTGSTAYSLAAGGPILDSQTKGVVVTPICPHSLASPAMVFAQERKLNICVGQVADDEVFISCDGAAGYPLKAGATAEVRLSDQVVKLITFGKADQFQAIDQKLRSRR; via the coding sequence ATGACGATCTATATTTCGCCGAACCCCGGCAAAACTTCTGCCAATGAGATCGCGCTGCGTGCGGCACAGATCCTGTTGACGCATGGTGCGGCTGTTCTGATGTGCAAAGAATTGTGTGCGGAATGCAGTACCGCGGGTGTGGTCTATCTGCCGCAGGAGGAATGCCTTGAGCGCTCAGATGTGATCCTGACCATCGGTGGAGACGGTACCATTTTGCACGAGGCAAACCTGTCGCTCCGGTATGCAAAGCCGATCCTTGGCATCAATTTGGGACGTTGCGGTTTTCTGGCAACTTGTGAGGTCAACGAAATGGAGACCAAACTCTCCGCTGTTGCCAGAGGAGAGTTCAGTCTGGATCACCGGATGCTGCTGTATGTGCATGTTCTGGGCCATGATGGCTGGGAGGGACATGCACTGAATGACGTCGTGGTCACAAAAGGCCGTTTGCAGCAGGCGATTGATTTCAGCATCTACTGTGACGATATCCTTGTGGAACATTACCGCGGGGATGGCGTCATCGTTGCCACGCCTACGGGTTCCACCGCGTATTCACTGGCAGCGGGCGGCCCCATTCTGGATTCACAGACAAAAGGCGTCGTCGTAACGCCGATCTGTCCGCACAGTCTGGCGAGCCCGGCCATGGTTTTTGCACAGGAGCGTAAATTGAACATCTGTGTCGGGCAGGTGGCAGACGATGAGGTTTTTATCAGCTGTGATGGAGCAGCCGGTTATCCACTCAAAGCCGGCGCAACAGCTGAAGTACGGCTTTCGGATCAGGTGGTAAAGCTGATCACCTTCGGAAAAGCCGATCAGTTCCAGGCAATCGACCAGAAGCTTCGCAGCAGACGATAA
- a CDS encoding arginine repressor yields MARSRKEDVRSKGERQQAILRLVREYPISRQEVLLDYLSKEGFEVTQATVSRDIRELCLVKAATAEGYRYVSSRNEGFNPKAQGRFETIFHESVLGVDYAGHVVLVKCYSGMANAACEVFDALQWKNVVGTLSGDDTFLIVARSERDAKTICSELIRHIVQK; encoded by the coding sequence ATGGCGCGCAGCCGCAAGGAAGATGTAAGAAGTAAAGGAGAACGTCAGCAGGCGATCCTTCGACTTGTACGGGAGTACCCGATCAGTCGGCAGGAAGTTTTGCTGGACTATCTTTCCAAAGAAGGCTTTGAGGTAACACAGGCCACAGTTTCCCGCGATATCCGGGAGCTGTGTCTGGTAAAAGCCGCGACGGCCGAGGGATACCGCTATGTTTCCAGCCGGAACGAAGGCTTTAACCCCAAGGCACAGGGCCGTTTTGAAACGATCTTTCATGAATCTGTGCTGGGCGTGGATTATGCCGGGCATGTTGTACTGGTAAAGTGCTACTCGGGCATGGCCAATGCGGCCTGCGAAGTTTTTGACGCACTGCAGTGGAAAAATGTGGTCGGCACTCTTTCAGGCGATGACACGTTCCTGATCGTTGCGCGGTCAGAGCGCGATGCAAAAACGATCTGCTCAGAGCTGATCCGGCACATCGTACAAAAATAA